The Haloplanus sp. CK5-1 genome contains a region encoding:
- a CDS encoding DUF7139 domain-containing protein has protein sequence MTSLGEVYHGDDRSGPSLRQIYAGGSLFLVGITLVVAGIVVATTDVLLGGGISLFDVREYGGILAGLGVPAVFLGISAVLPAKRSTRAAAGIGASVAILGVALFAHAYPCRWSGANCAPGMVDLTLPTVGIYFLGALTTFWCLFVGIANFKTRNDPGGTVTMEVTRQGETKVIEVDRSAASGSVGLGGGTATPTGTVSTQVSDGGADDDDDIREVASVTGTDASAGDDTDPTAPPSGPSGPPSPSTSRSSAGSEAAGDDSWTSTTATETSTDTSDRYCGNCDHFEYVRTERGIQPYCGFHDGVMADMDACDDWSGR, from the coding sequence ATGACCAGTCTCGGGGAGGTCTACCACGGGGACGACCGGAGCGGCCCGAGTCTCCGGCAGATCTACGCGGGCGGGAGTCTCTTTCTCGTCGGCATCACGCTCGTCGTCGCGGGTATCGTCGTCGCCACGACGGACGTGTTGCTCGGTGGCGGAATCAGCTTGTTCGATGTCCGCGAGTACGGCGGTATCCTCGCCGGCCTCGGAGTGCCGGCCGTCTTCCTCGGCATTTCGGCCGTGTTGCCGGCCAAGCGATCGACCCGCGCCGCAGCGGGGATCGGTGCCAGCGTCGCCATCCTCGGCGTCGCGCTCTTCGCCCACGCCTACCCCTGCCGGTGGTCGGGTGCGAACTGCGCGCCCGGCATGGTCGACCTGACCCTGCCGACCGTCGGCATCTACTTCCTGGGCGCGCTCACCACCTTCTGGTGTCTGTTCGTCGGTATCGCCAACTTCAAGACACGAAACGATCCCGGCGGCACCGTCACCATGGAGGTCACCCGACAGGGCGAGACGAAGGTGATCGAAGTCGACCGATCGGCTGCGAGTGGGAGCGTCGGTCTCGGTGGCGGGACCGCCACACCGACGGGAACCGTCAGCACGCAGGTGAGCGACGGCGGTGCGGACGACGACGACGACATCCGCGAAGTCGCGTCGGTCACCGGAACCGACGCCTCCGCCGGTGACGACACCGATCCCACGGCGCCGCCGTCCGGTCCGAGCGGGCCGCCGTCGCCGTCCACCTCCCGGTCGTCCGCAGGGTCTGAGGCCGCCGGCGACGACTCGTGGACCTCGACGACCGCGACCGAGACGTCCACCGACACCTCCGACCGCTACTGTGGCAACTGCGACCACTTCGAGTACGTCCGGACCGAGCGCGGTATCCAGCCCTACTGTGGCTTCCACGACGGCGTGATGGCCGACATGGACGCCTGCGATGACTGGAGCGGCCGCTGA
- a CDS encoding NosD domain-containing protein: MRSTDTRRWQFVTVACVAFLLVASVGSFVVDLGSARPDPVAYDETVKLGLSAEVEQTAEHAGASIPRVEVFYSQYEYVVGYTGVGQAIAALDDPGRERQFGYPLAVYASDYAGRSPRCVGGTLVTATNPDWAPVTEMRFVIGSDARVAGDQVVVPFSSSSDAADFAADCGGRIVDWDGLRRDPPSVTGATDVASAVDDRRDAADRRTATARRLLDREVSVVVGRDAPTIRAAVRTAPPDTTVVVPPGTYAERVVVNRSITLRGEGATLSGGGNGTVVDVRADDVAVTGFTIRGVGNATRSADGSGDGSGDWDAQIQRGYGGGDAGVVARNVSGVYVRNVTVHTPANGVLLRRTPGTVVEGVAVNGTAEWADGFMGVIAMNAPVVVQDSVIDGGRDGVYLHRAGGTVVRNNTFRGQRFGVHLMYTSDTLVADNVARGQVSSGLVVMTRPSGNAIVGNDVRHANGGIFVGGAHSYVADNVVADTDRGLVSYATQTTFEHNVLYGNGVGFAVSTVVPSNRVVDNDFVANDRHATAGAGALRLFTHEGRGNYWEGAYDPTPGDGPTLDRAYAPTDPIDRRLHRTDAAVTLRSAPTVRAIRSFRGTTPGFRRGSIVDTAPLARPANPATLARVRNETGTGGDRS; the protein is encoded by the coding sequence ATGCGATCGACCGACACGCGACGGTGGCAGTTCGTTACGGTTGCGTGCGTGGCGTTCCTGCTCGTCGCGTCCGTCGGATCGTTCGTCGTCGACCTCGGATCGGCTCGTCCCGATCCGGTGGCGTACGACGAGACGGTGAAACTTGGCCTCTCGGCGGAGGTCGAACAGACGGCCGAGCACGCCGGGGCGTCGATTCCCCGAGTCGAGGTGTTCTACTCGCAGTACGAGTACGTGGTCGGCTACACCGGCGTCGGGCAGGCCATCGCGGCGCTCGACGACCCCGGCCGGGAACGACAGTTCGGCTACCCCCTCGCCGTCTACGCGTCGGACTACGCCGGGCGCTCGCCACGCTGTGTGGGTGGCACGCTCGTCACGGCGACGAACCCCGACTGGGCACCGGTGACCGAGATGCGGTTCGTGATCGGGAGCGACGCCCGGGTCGCCGGCGATCAGGTGGTCGTTCCGTTCTCGTCGTCGTCCGACGCGGCCGACTTCGCCGCGGACTGTGGCGGACGGATCGTCGACTGGGACGGCCTCCGCCGAGACCCGCCGTCGGTGACCGGAGCAACCGACGTGGCGTCCGCGGTCGACGACCGACGGGACGCCGCGGACCGACGGACTGCGACGGCGCGAAGGCTCCTCGACCGCGAGGTGTCGGTCGTCGTCGGACGCGACGCGCCGACGATTCGGGCTGCGGTCCGTACGGCACCACCCGACACGACCGTCGTCGTCCCGCCCGGAACCTACGCGGAACGCGTCGTGGTGAACCGATCGATCACGCTCCGAGGCGAGGGGGCGACGCTCTCCGGTGGCGGGAACGGGACTGTCGTCGACGTCCGCGCGGACGACGTGGCCGTCACCGGCTTCACGATTCGGGGTGTCGGTAACGCGACCCGCTCGGCCGACGGGAGCGGCGACGGGAGCGGCGACTGGGACGCACAGATCCAGCGTGGCTACGGCGGCGGCGACGCCGGCGTCGTCGCGAGGAACGTCTCGGGGGTGTACGTTCGGAACGTGACCGTCCACACGCCGGCAAACGGCGTGTTGCTCCGACGGACTCCGGGTACGGTCGTCGAGGGAGTGGCCGTGAACGGGACGGCGGAGTGGGCTGACGGCTTCATGGGCGTCATCGCGATGAACGCGCCCGTCGTGGTGCAGGACTCGGTGATCGATGGGGGTCGCGACGGCGTCTACCTCCACCGTGCGGGCGGCACCGTCGTCCGGAACAACACGTTCCGCGGACAGCGCTTCGGCGTCCACCTCATGTACACCTCCGACACGCTGGTCGCGGACAACGTGGCCCGTGGCCAGGTGTCGAGTGGCCTGGTGGTGATGACCCGCCCGTCCGGGAACGCCATCGTCGGCAACGACGTGCGCCACGCCAACGGCGGTATCTTCGTCGGCGGCGCGCACAGTTACGTCGCGGACAACGTGGTCGCCGACACCGACAGGGGCCTCGTCTCGTATGCCACACAGACGACGTTCGAGCACAACGTCCTCTACGGCAACGGCGTCGGCTTCGCCGTCTCGACGGTCGTGCCGTCGAACCGGGTCGTCGACAACGATTTCGTGGCGAACGACCGACACGCCACCGCCGGCGCGGGTGCACTCCGGTTGTTCACCCACGAGGGGCGTGGCAACTACTGGGAGGGGGCCTACGACCCGACACCCGGCGACGGACCGACGCTCGACCGGGCGTACGCGCCGACTGATCCGATCGACCGCCGACTCCACCGAACCGACGCGGCGGTGACGCTTCGCTCCGCCCCGACCGTCCGGGCGATCCGGTCGTTCCGCGGGACTACGCCCGGTTTCCGCCGGGGGAGCATCGTCGACACCGCACCGCTCGCCCGTCCGGCGAACCCGGCGACCCTCGCTCGTGTCCGTAACGAAACCGGGACGGGGGGTGACCGATCGTGA
- a CDS encoding ABC transporter ATP-binding protein, whose translation MTGKTFLRVTDVTRRFGDVTALSDVSVDVARGEVVALVGPNGSGKTTLLRVLAGLLDPTEGAVGYEGPSAVRPIGYLPQEPTFRPGFTALETARFYARLVGADPVALLDRVGLEAVADRRVEALSGGMTRLLGIAQALTGDPPVLALDEPASGLDPSMSRLVFDVVETLGDEGHAVVVTSHDLPLVERSADRVVVLDRGAVVATGTPAELRDRTGDSLQDAFASLVGDEDGITAVRTEGSE comes from the coding sequence GTGACCGGCAAGACGTTTCTCCGCGTGACGGACGTGACCCGGCGCTTCGGCGACGTGACCGCGCTCTCGGACGTCTCGGTCGACGTCGCGCGGGGAGAGGTCGTCGCGCTCGTCGGGCCGAACGGCTCCGGGAAGACGACGCTGCTGCGCGTGCTCGCGGGGTTGCTCGATCCGACCGAGGGCGCCGTCGGGTACGAAGGACCGTCGGCGGTCCGTCCCATCGGCTACCTGCCACAGGAACCGACGTTCCGCCCCGGGTTCACCGCGCTGGAGACCGCGCGGTTCTACGCCCGTCTCGTCGGCGCCGATCCGGTCGCCCTGCTGGACCGGGTCGGCCTCGAGGCCGTCGCGGACCGCCGGGTCGAAGCGCTGTCGGGCGGGATGACGAGGTTGCTCGGCATCGCACAGGCGCTGACGGGCGATCCGCCCGTCCTCGCCCTCGACGAACCCGCGAGCGGTCTCGACCCGTCGATGAGCCGACTGGTGTTCGACGTCGTCGAGACGCTCGGCGACGAGGGCCACGCCGTCGTCGTCACGTCGCACGACCTCCCGTTGGTCGAGCGATCGGCCGACCGGGTCGTCGTCCTCGATCGGGGGGCCGTCGTCGCGACTGGGACCCCGGCCGAACTCCGCGACCGGACCGGCGACTCGCTTCAGGACGCGTTCGCCTCGTTGGTCGGTGACGAGGACGGGATCACGGCGGTCCGAACTGAGGGGTCGGAGTGA
- a CDS encoding ABC transporter permease subunit, translating to MTGALDAFWTVFVREVRAASRTRTYALLALAVTAVVFGVARGGSGPAAGYVPTVVDLLLVVELLVPAVAFAVGYRAVSDDAERGRLEVLDTYPLPAPSYVGGVYAGRAVVLLAIVSAPLALLGLHVATTAAPETSVFATHRGVDSPILFVRFLVLTAAFALVSLAAAVALSALAGSRSRAIVLALVGLLVVMVGADIAVVGALIGGVGPDLDALLALSPTSAYRGLVFESVLYVAFADRSAFVSVPVATASLVVWWLGSLFVATLGVHTRTG from the coding sequence GTGACGGGGGCGCTCGACGCGTTCTGGACGGTGTTCGTCCGGGAGGTCCGTGCGGCGTCGCGAACCCGAACCTACGCGTTGCTGGCGCTGGCGGTTACAGCCGTCGTCTTCGGCGTCGCCCGCGGGGGCAGTGGGCCGGCGGCCGGCTACGTTCCGACGGTGGTCGACCTCCTGCTCGTGGTCGAACTGCTCGTACCCGCCGTCGCCTTCGCCGTCGGGTACCGGGCCGTCAGCGACGACGCCGAACGGGGACGGCTCGAGGTACTCGACACTTATCCGCTTCCCGCGCCGTCCTACGTCGGCGGGGTGTACGCCGGCCGGGCCGTCGTCCTGTTGGCTATCGTCTCGGCACCCCTCGCACTACTCGGACTCCACGTCGCGACGACGGCCGCCCCCGAGACGTCCGTCTTCGCCACCCACCGCGGCGTCGACTCGCCGATCCTGTTCGTCCGGTTCCTGGTTCTGACGGCCGCCTTCGCCCTCGTCTCGCTCGCGGCCGCCGTCGCGCTCTCGGCGCTCGCCGGCTCCCGGAGCCGAGCCATCGTTCTCGCCCTCGTGGGCCTCCTCGTGGTGATGGTCGGGGCCGACATCGCCGTCGTCGGCGCGCTGATCGGCGGCGTCGGACCCGACCTCGACGCCCTCCTCGCTCTCTCGCCGACGAGCGCCTACCGTGGGCTGGTGTTCGAGTCGGTGCTGTACGTGGCGTTCGCCGACCGAAGCGCATTCGTCTCGGTTCCGGTCGCGACGGCGAGCCTCGTCGTCTGGTGGCTCGGATCGCTGTTCGTCGCTACTTTGGGCGTCCACACCCGGACGGGCTGA
- a CDS encoding winged helix-turn-helix transcriptional regulator translates to MSEMRRQIRDHVRTNPGVHFNELVRNLDIATGQAQYHLHRLARRDDVVAERIRGRTHYFDTEYDAWERRVVSLYRRETARELVTELLENGDLSASTLAERLDIARSTVSWHVDTLEDADIVERSYGDRGQVEVGLTRPEETLELLRTVTPSLADRLVDRFMRLVDTGLHDDGGTTE, encoded by the coding sequence ATGAGCGAGATGCGACGTCAGATCCGCGACCACGTCCGGACGAATCCGGGGGTCCACTTCAACGAACTCGTCAGGAATCTCGACATCGCGACCGGACAGGCCCAGTACCACCTACACCGTCTGGCGCGGCGCGACGACGTCGTCGCCGAGCGGATTCGGGGACGTACCCACTACTTCGACACCGAGTACGACGCGTGGGAGCGTCGGGTGGTTTCGCTATACCGGCGCGAGACGGCGCGCGAACTCGTGACGGAGTTGCTCGAGAACGGCGACCTGTCGGCGTCGACGCTGGCGGAGCGTCTCGACATCGCACGGAGCACCGTCTCGTGGCACGTCGACACGCTAGAGGACGCCGACATCGTCGAGCGATCCTACGGCGACCGCGGGCAGGTCGAGGTGGGGCTCACGCGCCCGGAGGAGACCCTCGAGTTACTCCGGACGGTCACGCCGTCGCTCGCGGACCGCCTCGTCGACCGGTTCATGCGGCTCGTCGACACCGGCCTCCACGACGACGGTGGGACGACGGAGTGA
- a CDS encoding nitrous oxide reductase accessory protein NosL, whose translation MTDRRQFVTTRRRVVVGASAAIALAGCAGSTEDPDPISLTDGGSCDQCGMVIDRQPGPVGQTYYRENEPDGHDPPARFCSTICTFRHRFARADRGWTPQVTYLTDYATVDYSVREEGDTRVLSAHLTAEPFTVTEDLDVVAGTDVEGAMGPAIVPFGESDAAEAFASTYGGEIIEAESISRELVARG comes from the coding sequence ATGACCGATCGTCGGCAGTTCGTCACGACCCGCCGTCGCGTCGTCGTCGGGGCGTCGGCCGCCATCGCGCTCGCCGGCTGTGCGGGCTCGACCGAAGATCCAGACCCGATCTCGTTGACCGACGGCGGAAGCTGTGACCAGTGTGGGATGGTGATCGACCGCCAGCCCGGACCGGTGGGACAGACCTACTACCGGGAGAACGAGCCGGACGGACACGACCCGCCCGCCCGCTTTTGCAGTACGATCTGTACCTTCAGACACCGGTTCGCGAGGGCCGATCGGGGCTGGACGCCACAGGTGACCTACCTGACCGACTACGCGACCGTCGACTACTCGGTCCGGGAGGAGGGCGACACCCGCGTCCTGTCGGCACACCTGACCGCGGAGCCGTTCACCGTCACCGAGGACTTGGACGTGGTGGCCGGCACGGACGTCGAGGGAGCGATGGGACCGGCTATCGTACCGTTCGGCGAGTCGGACGCGGCGGAGGCGTTCGCGTCGACGTACGGTGGCGAGATCATCGAGGCGGAGTCCATCTCTCGGGAACTCGTCGCGCGGGGGTAG
- a CDS encoding DUF7471 family protein — protein sequence MPLPMGNWLGTGEALVLLVVLALATAGTVALFGVAVVAARRRGSRSYTLLAGAIGLLVVRSLVGIGTVLGAVPMVAHHLVEHLSDFAIAVVILTAAYVVTDGVDTTA from the coding sequence ATGCCCCTTCCGATGGGAAACTGGCTGGGTACCGGGGAAGCGCTCGTGTTGCTCGTCGTCCTCGCTCTCGCGACGGCCGGAACGGTGGCGCTGTTCGGCGTCGCGGTCGTCGCGGCCAGACGCCGTGGATCGCGGTCGTACACGCTGTTGGCGGGAGCTATCGGACTCCTCGTCGTTCGGTCACTGGTCGGGATCGGAACCGTCCTCGGAGCGGTCCCTATGGTCGCTCACCACCTCGTCGAGCATCTCTCCGACTTCGCCATCGCCGTCGTGATCCTGACGGCCGCGTACGTCGTCACCGACGGCGTCGACACGACGGCGTGA
- a CDS encoding Mut7-C RNAse domain-containing protein, with translation MTDRERFLLDAMLGTLATYLRMCGHDAAYALDRGVEADDAVRALADREGRTLVTRDADLAARTEGAIRLTARDVEAQCEELRAAGVRLSLPDRPRRCGRCNGRLERVDPTAETPDHAPDPSETRVWRCERCGTEFWIGSHWDDVARRLP, from the coding sequence ATGACCGACCGGGAGCGGTTCCTCCTCGACGCGATGCTCGGGACACTGGCGACGTACCTCCGGATGTGTGGTCACGACGCCGCCTACGCGCTCGACCGCGGCGTCGAGGCCGACGACGCCGTCCGCGCCCTGGCCGACCGGGAGGGGCGGACGCTCGTCACGCGCGACGCGGACCTCGCGGCCCGAACCGAGGGGGCGATCCGCCTCACGGCGCGGGACGTCGAGGCGCAGTGTGAGGAACTCCGGGCGGCCGGCGTTCGGCTCTCGCTCCCGGACCGGCCACGACGGTGTGGCCGCTGTAACGGCCGTCTGGAGCGGGTCGATCCGACGGCCGAGACGCCCGATCACGCCCCCGACCCGTCCGAGACGAGGGTCTGGCGGTGTGAGCGGTGTGGAACCGAGTTCTGGATCGGGAGCCACTGGGACGACGTGGCGCGACGGCTCCCGTGA
- the polX gene encoding DNA polymerase/3'-5' exonuclease PolX encodes MNRNDEVATRFEEMADLLAATGVEYKPRSYRRAAENVRDHPTPVEELVAEGKEAVEGIDGVGDALAAKIVEYVETGEIEELAELREELPVDMAALTSVEGVGPKTVGSLYEALGITTLDELEAAARDGEIREVSGFGETTESNILENVAFARQARERERLGDTRPVAEVLLDHLGDADPVARVEVAGSLRRWRETIGDVDVLVASDDAAAAVDAFLDWEAVDDTIESGTTKASVRARGMRVDCRVVVPDEFGAALQYFTGSKAHNVHLRNLAIERDLKINEYGVFDVSEVDGTDADQRAGRRLGGEREADLYDALDLPVIPPELREDRGELEAAREGRLPDPLVESDLRGDLHTHTEWSDGTESVETMIAAAAERGDDYLAVTDHATGPGMVGGVGLDDERLREQVDAVEAAAADADITVFHGVEANVDAEGDLSVDDDLLAALDIVIASPHSGLGQDREIATDRLVAAVEHPETDVLGHPTGRLINDRPGLDPDLDRLAAAAADAGTALEVNANPHRLDLNDEAVRVAVEAGAPIAVDTDAHSVDELDFRRYGVHTARRGWAEAADVVNARSLGALQSFLG; translated from the coding sequence GTGAACCGCAACGACGAGGTGGCCACCCGGTTCGAGGAGATGGCCGACCTGCTGGCGGCGACGGGCGTCGAGTACAAACCGCGCAGTTACCGTCGCGCCGCCGAGAACGTCCGCGACCACCCGACACCGGTCGAGGAACTGGTCGCCGAGGGGAAAGAAGCCGTCGAGGGGATCGACGGCGTCGGCGACGCGCTCGCGGCCAAGATCGTCGAGTACGTCGAGACGGGGGAGATCGAAGAGTTGGCGGAGCTCCGCGAGGAGCTTCCGGTCGACATGGCGGCGCTGACGAGCGTCGAGGGCGTCGGCCCGAAGACCGTCGGGAGCCTGTACGAGGCACTCGGGATCACTACGCTGGACGAACTGGAGGCGGCCGCCCGCGACGGCGAGATTCGGGAGGTCTCCGGGTTCGGCGAGACGACCGAGTCGAACATCCTCGAGAACGTCGCCTTCGCGCGGCAGGCACGGGAGCGAGAGCGGCTGGGCGACACCCGTCCCGTCGCGGAGGTCCTCCTCGACCACCTCGGCGACGCCGACCCCGTCGCGCGCGTCGAGGTCGCCGGGTCGCTCCGGCGGTGGCGCGAGACGATCGGCGACGTGGACGTACTGGTGGCGAGCGACGACGCGGCCGCGGCCGTCGACGCCTTCCTCGACTGGGAGGCCGTCGACGACACCATCGAGTCGGGGACGACGAAGGCGAGCGTCCGCGCCCGGGGGATGCGGGTCGACTGCCGGGTCGTCGTCCCCGACGAGTTCGGCGCGGCCCTCCAGTACTTCACGGGGAGCAAGGCTCACAACGTCCACCTCCGCAACCTGGCCATCGAGCGCGACCTGAAGATCAACGAGTACGGCGTCTTCGACGTGAGCGAGGTCGACGGGACGGACGCCGACCAGCGTGCCGGTCGCCGTCTCGGGGGAGAGCGGGAGGCCGACCTGTACGACGCCCTCGACCTGCCCGTGATCCCGCCGGAACTGCGCGAGGACCGAGGTGAACTCGAAGCCGCCCGTGAGGGGCGACTCCCCGATCCTCTGGTCGAGTCGGACCTTCGGGGGGACCTCCACACGCACACCGAGTGGTCCGACGGGACCGAGTCGGTCGAGACGATGATCGCGGCGGCGGCCGAACGGGGCGACGACTACCTCGCGGTCACCGACCACGCCACCGGCCCGGGGATGGTCGGCGGCGTCGGCCTCGACGACGAACGGCTCCGCGAGCAGGTGGACGCGGTCGAGGCGGCCGCCGCCGACGCCGACATCACGGTGTTCCACGGTGTCGAAGCCAACGTCGACGCGGAGGGCGACCTCTCCGTCGACGACGACCTCCTCGCCGCGCTCGACATCGTGATCGCGTCGCCACACAGCGGCCTCGGCCAGGATCGGGAGATTGCGACCGACCGCCTCGTCGCCGCGGTCGAACACCCCGAGACGGACGTGCTCGGCCACCCGACCGGCCGACTGATCAACGACCGACCGGGACTCGATCCGGACCTCGACCGCCTCGCGGCCGCCGCCGCCGACGCGGGGACCGCACTCGAGGTCAACGCCAACCCCCACCGGCTCGACCTGAACGACGAGGCGGTCCGGGTGGCGGTCGAGGCCGGGGCACCGATCGCCGTCGACACCGACGCCCACAGCGTCGACGAACTCGACTTCCGGCGCTACGGCGTCCACACGGCGCGTCGCGGGTGGGCCGAAGCCGCCGACGTGGTCAACGCGCGCTCGCTGGGGGCGCTGCAGTCGTTCCTCGGATGA